The proteins below come from a single Etheostoma spectabile isolate EspeVRDwgs_2016 chromosome 4, UIUC_Espe_1.0, whole genome shotgun sequence genomic window:
- the LOC116687927 gene encoding transcription factor HES-5 — MKPAEIRFSLQRPLQHRDPDMAPTITAAMTNSQEHLTLTHKLRKPLVEKLRRERINSSIEQLKSLLSPEFLKQQPDSKLEKADILEMTVCVLRRLQQQNQPLESAAVGRGYSRCVQEVTHFLSKEKVKTQSQRRLLNHINKLQSSSDNNLREADFSLLSSTVQTSITKEKSPVHSAVWRPW, encoded by the exons ATGAAGCCAGCAGAGATCAGATTCTCTCTACAGAGACCTCTACAGCACAGAGATCCAGACATGGCACCTACAATCACTGCAGCAATGACCAATTCTCAGGAGCATCTGACTCTGACCCACAAG CTCAGAAAGCCTCTGGTGGAGAAGTTACGCAGAGAGCGAATCAACAGCAGCATTGAGCAGCTCAAGTCTCTCCTGAGTCCAGAGTTCCTCAAACAGCAGCCAGACTCCAAGCTGGAGAAAGCAGACATCCTGGAGATGACAGTTTGTGTCCTGAGACGGCTTCAGCAGCAGAATCAACCTTTGGAGTCAGCAGCTGTCGGTCGGGGCTATTCCAGATGTGTCCAAGAGGTGACACACTTCCTGTCCAAAGAGAAGGTGAAGACCCAGTCCCAGAGAAGACTGCTGAACCACATCAACAAGCTGCAGTCTTCCTCTGATAACAACCTGAGAGAGGCTGACTTCTCTCTTCTGAGCTCCACAGTCCAGACCAGCATCACCAAAGAGAAGAGTCCAGTCCACAGCGCCGTCTGGAGGCCGTGGTAG
- the pank4 gene encoding 4'-phosphopantetheine phosphatase isoform X2: MAEFVRVDSSTSGHTMDKSITLPPDEIFRNLENAKRFAIDIGGSLTKLAYYSTVQHKVAKVRSFDHTTKEATGDNLYEISMQEEVTARLHFIKFENAYIETCLDFVKDHLVNTETKVIKATGGGAHKFKELIERKLGLKVDKEDEMTCLIKGCNFVLRNIPHEAFVYAKHADSEFRFQTTQPDIFPYLLVNIGSGVSIVKVESEDKFERIGGSSIGGGTFWGLGALLTKTKRFDELLQLASKGQHTSVDMLVKDIYGGSYGSLGLTGDLIASSFGKSATADKGETWEGPKFSKEDMAKSLLHMISNDIGQLACLYAKLHNLSRVYFGGFFIRGHPVTMHTITYSINFFTKGEVQALFLRHEGYLGAIGAFLKGAEEDNPNQYSWGENYAGSSGLMSVSPEMYPMQRARSGTFDMLEMDRLEGKLVNLPLLQDASSYIPDTVDLTEDAHAREYWLYCFEEALDGVVQRAVASQPDMPEAAERAEKFRQKYRHKLQTLRHQPFAYGSLTVRSLLDTREHCLNEFNFPDPYSKIKQRENDMALKYYQKAVKCLDELSWEERQYALVRGVLAGNVFDWGAKAVSDVLESDPEFGFEQAKRQLEERPWLVDSYDQWFERLKGPPHKCAMFFVDNSGVDIILGVMPFVRELLSRGTEVVLASNSGPALNDVTNGELQILTESIAAMDPVVQAGLREDRLTLVQSGSSSPCLDLSRLDKVLAMVVRERKTDLVIIEGMGRAIHTNYYAMLSCESLKMAVIKNSWLADRLGGKLFSVVFKYEVPATSQHSAALTPS; encoded by the exons ATGGCGGAATTTGTCCGAGTTGACAGCAGCACAAGTGGTCATACTATGGATAAAAGCATTACTCTTCCGCCTGACGAAATATTCCGCAATTTGGAAAACGCAAAGCGTTTCGCCATAGACATAG GTGGCTCTCTCACAAAGCTTGCATACTACTCAACTGTACAACACAAGGTGGCCAAAGTACGATCTTTCGACCACACTACAAAG GAGGCGACCGGTGACAACCTCTATGAGATATCCATGCAGGAAGAGGTCACTGCACGCCTGCACTTCATCAAGTTTGAAAACGCTTACATAGAAACATGCTTGGACTTCGTCAAAGACCACCTGGTCAACACGGAAACCAAAGTGATCAAAGCCACAGGTGGGGGGGCGCACAAGTTCAAAGAACTCATCGAGAGGAAACTCGGACTCAA AGTGGACAAAGAGGATGAGATGACCTGCCTCATCAAAGGATGTAACTTTGTGCTGAGGAACATACCCCACGAGGCTTTCGTGTACGCCAAGCATGCAGACTCAGAGTTCCGCTTCCAGACGACTCAGCCAGACATCTTCCCTTACCTGCTTGTCAACATCGGCTCTGGGGTGTCCATAGTCAAG GTTGAATCCGAGGACAAATTTGAGCGAATAGGAGGAAGCTCAATAGGGGGAGGGACGTTCTGGGGCCTTGGAGCCTTGCTCACCAAAACTAAG AGATTTGACGAGTTGCTACAGTTGGCCTCAAAGGGGCAGCACACAAGTGTCGATATGCTCGTCAAAGATATCTACGGAGGATCTTATGGGTCTTTAGGCTTGACTGGAGATCTTATTGCGAGCAGTTTTGGGAAGTCTGCAACTGCTGACAAAGGTGAAACATGGGAGGGACCAA AGTTCTCTAAAGAAGACATGGCCAAGAGCTTACTCCATATGATCAGCAACGACATCGGACAGCTGGCCTGTCTTTATGCCAAACTCCACAACCTCTCCCGAGTGTACTTTGGAGGCTTCTTCATTAGAGGACACCCCGTCACCATGCACACAATCACCTACAGCATCAACTTCTTCACCAAG ggGGAGGTTCAGGCCTTGTTTCTAAGACATGAGGGTTATCTCGGAGCCATTGGAGCATTTCTTAAAGGAGCAGAGGAAGACA ATCCAAACCAGTACAGCTGGGGTGAGAACTACGCAGGAAGCTCGGGCCTGATGAGCGTGTCTCCAGAAATGTATCCCATGCAACGTGCACGTAGCGGAACA TTTGACATGCTGGAGATGGACCGTCTGGAGGGGAAGCTGGTGAATCTGCCTCTGCTGCAGGACGCTTCATCGTACATCCCCGACACCGTCGACCTCACCGAGGACGCTCACGCCCGCGAATACTGGCTCTACTGCTTCGAAGAGGCCCTGGACGGG GTGGTCCAGAGAGCTGTAGCGAGCCAGCCTGACATGCCGGAGGCAGCCGAGCGAGCCGAGAAGTTCCGCCAGAAATACAGACACAAGCTTCAGACCCTCCGCCACCAGCCTTT TGCTTATGGATCCCTCACTGTCAGGAGTCTGTTAGACACGAGGGAACACTGTTTAAACGAGTTCAACTTTCCTGATCCCTACTCTAAG attaaaCAGAGGGAGAATGACATGGCTCTCAAGTACTACCAGAAGGCAGTAAAGTGCCTGGACGAGTTGAGCTGGGAGGAGAGACAGTATGCCCTGGTCAGGGGCGTCCTGGCTGGGAATGTCTTTGACTGGGGAGCCAAGGCCGTGTCAGA CGTCCTTGAATCGGATCCTGAGTTTGGGTTTGAGCAGGCTAAACGACAATTGGAAG AGCGGCCATGGCTTGTCGATTCCTATGACCAGTGGTTTGAGAGACTAAAG GGTCCTCCTCATAAGTGTGCCATGTTTTTCGTAGATAATAGCGGAGTAGACATTATTCTAGGGGTGATGCCTTTTGTCAGAGAGCTTCTCTCCAGAGGAACAGAG GTTGTTTTGGCCAGCAACTCCGGTCCGGCTTTAAATGACGTGACGAACGGTGAACTGCAGATATTGACCGAAAGCATCGCTGCTATGGATCCAGTGGTTCA GGCCGGTCTGAGGGAGGACAGGTTGACGTTGGTCCAGAGTGGTTCCAGTTCACCCTGCCTGGATCTGAG TCGTCTAGACAAAGTGTTGGCGATGGTGGTGCGGGAGCGCAAAACCGACCTGGTCATCATCGAGGGAATGGGCCGAGCCATTCACACCAACTACTACGCCATGCTGAGCTGCGAGAGCCTCAAGATGGCCGTCATCAAGAACTCGTGGCTGGCCGACCGCCTGGGAGGAAAGCTGTTCAGCGTGGTCTTCAAGTACGAGGTACCGGCCACCAGCCAACACTCTGCAGCTCTGACGCCCTCGTGA
- the pank4 gene encoding 4'-phosphopantetheine phosphatase isoform X3 — protein sequence MAEFVRVDSSTSGHTMDKSITLPPDEIFRNLENAKRFAIDIGGSLTKLAYYSTVQHKVAKVRSFDHTTKEATGDNLYEISMQEEVTARLHFIKFENAYIETCLDFVKDHLVNTETKVIKATGGGAHKFKELIERKLGLKVDKEDEMTCLIKGCNFVLRNIPHEAFVYAKHADSEFRFQTTQPDIFPYLLVNIGSGVSIVKVESEDKFERIGGSSIGGGTFWGLGALLTKTKRFDELLQLASKGQHTSVDMLVKDIYGGSYGSLGLTGDLIASSFGKSATADKEFSKEDMAKSLLHMISNDIGQLACLYAKLHNLSRVYFGGFFIRGHPVTMHTITYSINFFTKGEVQALFLRHEGYLGAIGAFLKGAEEDNPNQYSWGENYAGSSGLMSVSPEMYPMQRARSGTFSFDMLEMDRLEGKLVNLPLLQDASSYIPDTVDLTEDAHAREYWLYCFEEALDGVVQRAVASQPDMPEAAERAEKFRQKYRHKLQTLRHQPFAYGSLTVRSLLDTREHCLNEFNFPDPYSKIKQRENDMALKYYQKAVKCLDELSWEERQYALVRGVLAGNVFDWGAKAVSDVLESDPEFGFEQAKRQLEERPWLVDSYDQWFERLKGPPHKCAMFFVDNSGVDIILGVMPFVRELLSRGTEVVLASNSGPALNDVTNGELQILTESIAAMDPVVQAGLREDRLTLVQSGSSSPCLDLSRLDKVLAMVVRERKTDLVIIEGMGRAIHTNYYAMLSCESLKMAVIKNSWLADRLGGKLFSVVFKYEVPATSQHSAALTPS from the exons ATGGCGGAATTTGTCCGAGTTGACAGCAGCACAAGTGGTCATACTATGGATAAAAGCATTACTCTTCCGCCTGACGAAATATTCCGCAATTTGGAAAACGCAAAGCGTTTCGCCATAGACATAG GTGGCTCTCTCACAAAGCTTGCATACTACTCAACTGTACAACACAAGGTGGCCAAAGTACGATCTTTCGACCACACTACAAAG GAGGCGACCGGTGACAACCTCTATGAGATATCCATGCAGGAAGAGGTCACTGCACGCCTGCACTTCATCAAGTTTGAAAACGCTTACATAGAAACATGCTTGGACTTCGTCAAAGACCACCTGGTCAACACGGAAACCAAAGTGATCAAAGCCACAGGTGGGGGGGCGCACAAGTTCAAAGAACTCATCGAGAGGAAACTCGGACTCAA AGTGGACAAAGAGGATGAGATGACCTGCCTCATCAAAGGATGTAACTTTGTGCTGAGGAACATACCCCACGAGGCTTTCGTGTACGCCAAGCATGCAGACTCAGAGTTCCGCTTCCAGACGACTCAGCCAGACATCTTCCCTTACCTGCTTGTCAACATCGGCTCTGGGGTGTCCATAGTCAAG GTTGAATCCGAGGACAAATTTGAGCGAATAGGAGGAAGCTCAATAGGGGGAGGGACGTTCTGGGGCCTTGGAGCCTTGCTCACCAAAACTAAG AGATTTGACGAGTTGCTACAGTTGGCCTCAAAGGGGCAGCACACAAGTGTCGATATGCTCGTCAAAGATATCTACGGAGGATCTTATGGGTCTTTAGGCTTGACTGGAGATCTTATTGCGAGCAGTTTTGGGAAGTCTGCAACTGCTGACAAAG AGTTCTCTAAAGAAGACATGGCCAAGAGCTTACTCCATATGATCAGCAACGACATCGGACAGCTGGCCTGTCTTTATGCCAAACTCCACAACCTCTCCCGAGTGTACTTTGGAGGCTTCTTCATTAGAGGACACCCCGTCACCATGCACACAATCACCTACAGCATCAACTTCTTCACCAAG ggGGAGGTTCAGGCCTTGTTTCTAAGACATGAGGGTTATCTCGGAGCCATTGGAGCATTTCTTAAAGGAGCAGAGGAAGACA ATCCAAACCAGTACAGCTGGGGTGAGAACTACGCAGGAAGCTCGGGCCTGATGAGCGTGTCTCCAGAAATGTATCCCATGCAACGTGCACGTAGCGGAACA TTTTCC TTTGACATGCTGGAGATGGACCGTCTGGAGGGGAAGCTGGTGAATCTGCCTCTGCTGCAGGACGCTTCATCGTACATCCCCGACACCGTCGACCTCACCGAGGACGCTCACGCCCGCGAATACTGGCTCTACTGCTTCGAAGAGGCCCTGGACGGG GTGGTCCAGAGAGCTGTAGCGAGCCAGCCTGACATGCCGGAGGCAGCCGAGCGAGCCGAGAAGTTCCGCCAGAAATACAGACACAAGCTTCAGACCCTCCGCCACCAGCCTTT TGCTTATGGATCCCTCACTGTCAGGAGTCTGTTAGACACGAGGGAACACTGTTTAAACGAGTTCAACTTTCCTGATCCCTACTCTAAG attaaaCAGAGGGAGAATGACATGGCTCTCAAGTACTACCAGAAGGCAGTAAAGTGCCTGGACGAGTTGAGCTGGGAGGAGAGACAGTATGCCCTGGTCAGGGGCGTCCTGGCTGGGAATGTCTTTGACTGGGGAGCCAAGGCCGTGTCAGA CGTCCTTGAATCGGATCCTGAGTTTGGGTTTGAGCAGGCTAAACGACAATTGGAAG AGCGGCCATGGCTTGTCGATTCCTATGACCAGTGGTTTGAGAGACTAAAG GGTCCTCCTCATAAGTGTGCCATGTTTTTCGTAGATAATAGCGGAGTAGACATTATTCTAGGGGTGATGCCTTTTGTCAGAGAGCTTCTCTCCAGAGGAACAGAG GTTGTTTTGGCCAGCAACTCCGGTCCGGCTTTAAATGACGTGACGAACGGTGAACTGCAGATATTGACCGAAAGCATCGCTGCTATGGATCCAGTGGTTCA GGCCGGTCTGAGGGAGGACAGGTTGACGTTGGTCCAGAGTGGTTCCAGTTCACCCTGCCTGGATCTGAG TCGTCTAGACAAAGTGTTGGCGATGGTGGTGCGGGAGCGCAAAACCGACCTGGTCATCATCGAGGGAATGGGCCGAGCCATTCACACCAACTACTACGCCATGCTGAGCTGCGAGAGCCTCAAGATGGCCGTCATCAAGAACTCGTGGCTGGCCGACCGCCTGGGAGGAAAGCTGTTCAGCGTGGTCTTCAAGTACGAGGTACCGGCCACCAGCCAACACTCTGCAGCTCTGACGCCCTCGTGA
- the pank4 gene encoding 4'-phosphopantetheine phosphatase isoform X1 — translation MAEFVRVDSSTSGHTMDKSITLPPDEIFRNLENAKRFAIDIGGSLTKLAYYSTVQHKVAKVRSFDHTTKEATGDNLYEISMQEEVTARLHFIKFENAYIETCLDFVKDHLVNTETKVIKATGGGAHKFKELIERKLGLKVDKEDEMTCLIKGCNFVLRNIPHEAFVYAKHADSEFRFQTTQPDIFPYLLVNIGSGVSIVKVESEDKFERIGGSSIGGGTFWGLGALLTKTKRFDELLQLASKGQHTSVDMLVKDIYGGSYGSLGLTGDLIASSFGKSATADKGETWEGPKFSKEDMAKSLLHMISNDIGQLACLYAKLHNLSRVYFGGFFIRGHPVTMHTITYSINFFTKGEVQALFLRHEGYLGAIGAFLKGAEEDNPNQYSWGENYAGSSGLMSVSPEMYPMQRARSGTFSFDMLEMDRLEGKLVNLPLLQDASSYIPDTVDLTEDAHAREYWLYCFEEALDGVVQRAVASQPDMPEAAERAEKFRQKYRHKLQTLRHQPFAYGSLTVRSLLDTREHCLNEFNFPDPYSKIKQRENDMALKYYQKAVKCLDELSWEERQYALVRGVLAGNVFDWGAKAVSDVLESDPEFGFEQAKRQLEERPWLVDSYDQWFERLKGPPHKCAMFFVDNSGVDIILGVMPFVRELLSRGTEVVLASNSGPALNDVTNGELQILTESIAAMDPVVQAGLREDRLTLVQSGSSSPCLDLSRLDKVLAMVVRERKTDLVIIEGMGRAIHTNYYAMLSCESLKMAVIKNSWLADRLGGKLFSVVFKYEVPATSQHSAALTPS, via the exons ATGGCGGAATTTGTCCGAGTTGACAGCAGCACAAGTGGTCATACTATGGATAAAAGCATTACTCTTCCGCCTGACGAAATATTCCGCAATTTGGAAAACGCAAAGCGTTTCGCCATAGACATAG GTGGCTCTCTCACAAAGCTTGCATACTACTCAACTGTACAACACAAGGTGGCCAAAGTACGATCTTTCGACCACACTACAAAG GAGGCGACCGGTGACAACCTCTATGAGATATCCATGCAGGAAGAGGTCACTGCACGCCTGCACTTCATCAAGTTTGAAAACGCTTACATAGAAACATGCTTGGACTTCGTCAAAGACCACCTGGTCAACACGGAAACCAAAGTGATCAAAGCCACAGGTGGGGGGGCGCACAAGTTCAAAGAACTCATCGAGAGGAAACTCGGACTCAA AGTGGACAAAGAGGATGAGATGACCTGCCTCATCAAAGGATGTAACTTTGTGCTGAGGAACATACCCCACGAGGCTTTCGTGTACGCCAAGCATGCAGACTCAGAGTTCCGCTTCCAGACGACTCAGCCAGACATCTTCCCTTACCTGCTTGTCAACATCGGCTCTGGGGTGTCCATAGTCAAG GTTGAATCCGAGGACAAATTTGAGCGAATAGGAGGAAGCTCAATAGGGGGAGGGACGTTCTGGGGCCTTGGAGCCTTGCTCACCAAAACTAAG AGATTTGACGAGTTGCTACAGTTGGCCTCAAAGGGGCAGCACACAAGTGTCGATATGCTCGTCAAAGATATCTACGGAGGATCTTATGGGTCTTTAGGCTTGACTGGAGATCTTATTGCGAGCAGTTTTGGGAAGTCTGCAACTGCTGACAAAGGTGAAACATGGGAGGGACCAA AGTTCTCTAAAGAAGACATGGCCAAGAGCTTACTCCATATGATCAGCAACGACATCGGACAGCTGGCCTGTCTTTATGCCAAACTCCACAACCTCTCCCGAGTGTACTTTGGAGGCTTCTTCATTAGAGGACACCCCGTCACCATGCACACAATCACCTACAGCATCAACTTCTTCACCAAG ggGGAGGTTCAGGCCTTGTTTCTAAGACATGAGGGTTATCTCGGAGCCATTGGAGCATTTCTTAAAGGAGCAGAGGAAGACA ATCCAAACCAGTACAGCTGGGGTGAGAACTACGCAGGAAGCTCGGGCCTGATGAGCGTGTCTCCAGAAATGTATCCCATGCAACGTGCACGTAGCGGAACA TTTTCC TTTGACATGCTGGAGATGGACCGTCTGGAGGGGAAGCTGGTGAATCTGCCTCTGCTGCAGGACGCTTCATCGTACATCCCCGACACCGTCGACCTCACCGAGGACGCTCACGCCCGCGAATACTGGCTCTACTGCTTCGAAGAGGCCCTGGACGGG GTGGTCCAGAGAGCTGTAGCGAGCCAGCCTGACATGCCGGAGGCAGCCGAGCGAGCCGAGAAGTTCCGCCAGAAATACAGACACAAGCTTCAGACCCTCCGCCACCAGCCTTT TGCTTATGGATCCCTCACTGTCAGGAGTCTGTTAGACACGAGGGAACACTGTTTAAACGAGTTCAACTTTCCTGATCCCTACTCTAAG attaaaCAGAGGGAGAATGACATGGCTCTCAAGTACTACCAGAAGGCAGTAAAGTGCCTGGACGAGTTGAGCTGGGAGGAGAGACAGTATGCCCTGGTCAGGGGCGTCCTGGCTGGGAATGTCTTTGACTGGGGAGCCAAGGCCGTGTCAGA CGTCCTTGAATCGGATCCTGAGTTTGGGTTTGAGCAGGCTAAACGACAATTGGAAG AGCGGCCATGGCTTGTCGATTCCTATGACCAGTGGTTTGAGAGACTAAAG GGTCCTCCTCATAAGTGTGCCATGTTTTTCGTAGATAATAGCGGAGTAGACATTATTCTAGGGGTGATGCCTTTTGTCAGAGAGCTTCTCTCCAGAGGAACAGAG GTTGTTTTGGCCAGCAACTCCGGTCCGGCTTTAAATGACGTGACGAACGGTGAACTGCAGATATTGACCGAAAGCATCGCTGCTATGGATCCAGTGGTTCA GGCCGGTCTGAGGGAGGACAGGTTGACGTTGGTCCAGAGTGGTTCCAGTTCACCCTGCCTGGATCTGAG TCGTCTAGACAAAGTGTTGGCGATGGTGGTGCGGGAGCGCAAAACCGACCTGGTCATCATCGAGGGAATGGGCCGAGCCATTCACACCAACTACTACGCCATGCTGAGCTGCGAGAGCCTCAAGATGGCCGTCATCAAGAACTCGTGGCTGGCCGACCGCCTGGGAGGAAAGCTGTTCAGCGTGGTCTTCAAGTACGAGGTACCGGCCACCAGCCAACACTCTGCAGCTCTGACGCCCTCGTGA
- the pank4 gene encoding 4'-phosphopantetheine phosphatase isoform X4, producing the protein MAEFVRVDSSTSGHTMDKSITLPPDEIFRNLENAKRFAIDIGGSLTKLAYYSTVQHKVAKVRSFDHTTKEATGDNLYEISMQEEVTARLHFIKFENAYIETCLDFVKDHLVNTETKVIKATGGGAHKFKELIERKLGLKVDKEDEMTCLIKGCNFVLRNIPHEAFVYAKHADSEFRFQTTQPDIFPYLLVNIGSGVSIVKVESEDKFERIGGSSIGGGTFWGLGALLTKTKRFDELLQLASKGQHTSVDMLVKDIYGGSYGSLGLTGDLIASSFGKSATADKEFSKEDMAKSLLHMISNDIGQLACLYAKLHNLSRVYFGGFFIRGHPVTMHTITYSINFFTKGEVQALFLRHEGYLGAIGAFLKGAEEDNPNQYSWGENYAGSSGLMSVSPEMYPMQRARSGTFDMLEMDRLEGKLVNLPLLQDASSYIPDTVDLTEDAHAREYWLYCFEEALDGVVQRAVASQPDMPEAAERAEKFRQKYRHKLQTLRHQPFAYGSLTVRSLLDTREHCLNEFNFPDPYSKIKQRENDMALKYYQKAVKCLDELSWEERQYALVRGVLAGNVFDWGAKAVSDVLESDPEFGFEQAKRQLEERPWLVDSYDQWFERLKGPPHKCAMFFVDNSGVDIILGVMPFVRELLSRGTEVVLASNSGPALNDVTNGELQILTESIAAMDPVVQAGLREDRLTLVQSGSSSPCLDLSRLDKVLAMVVRERKTDLVIIEGMGRAIHTNYYAMLSCESLKMAVIKNSWLADRLGGKLFSVVFKYEVPATSQHSAALTPS; encoded by the exons ATGGCGGAATTTGTCCGAGTTGACAGCAGCACAAGTGGTCATACTATGGATAAAAGCATTACTCTTCCGCCTGACGAAATATTCCGCAATTTGGAAAACGCAAAGCGTTTCGCCATAGACATAG GTGGCTCTCTCACAAAGCTTGCATACTACTCAACTGTACAACACAAGGTGGCCAAAGTACGATCTTTCGACCACACTACAAAG GAGGCGACCGGTGACAACCTCTATGAGATATCCATGCAGGAAGAGGTCACTGCACGCCTGCACTTCATCAAGTTTGAAAACGCTTACATAGAAACATGCTTGGACTTCGTCAAAGACCACCTGGTCAACACGGAAACCAAAGTGATCAAAGCCACAGGTGGGGGGGCGCACAAGTTCAAAGAACTCATCGAGAGGAAACTCGGACTCAA AGTGGACAAAGAGGATGAGATGACCTGCCTCATCAAAGGATGTAACTTTGTGCTGAGGAACATACCCCACGAGGCTTTCGTGTACGCCAAGCATGCAGACTCAGAGTTCCGCTTCCAGACGACTCAGCCAGACATCTTCCCTTACCTGCTTGTCAACATCGGCTCTGGGGTGTCCATAGTCAAG GTTGAATCCGAGGACAAATTTGAGCGAATAGGAGGAAGCTCAATAGGGGGAGGGACGTTCTGGGGCCTTGGAGCCTTGCTCACCAAAACTAAG AGATTTGACGAGTTGCTACAGTTGGCCTCAAAGGGGCAGCACACAAGTGTCGATATGCTCGTCAAAGATATCTACGGAGGATCTTATGGGTCTTTAGGCTTGACTGGAGATCTTATTGCGAGCAGTTTTGGGAAGTCTGCAACTGCTGACAAAG AGTTCTCTAAAGAAGACATGGCCAAGAGCTTACTCCATATGATCAGCAACGACATCGGACAGCTGGCCTGTCTTTATGCCAAACTCCACAACCTCTCCCGAGTGTACTTTGGAGGCTTCTTCATTAGAGGACACCCCGTCACCATGCACACAATCACCTACAGCATCAACTTCTTCACCAAG ggGGAGGTTCAGGCCTTGTTTCTAAGACATGAGGGTTATCTCGGAGCCATTGGAGCATTTCTTAAAGGAGCAGAGGAAGACA ATCCAAACCAGTACAGCTGGGGTGAGAACTACGCAGGAAGCTCGGGCCTGATGAGCGTGTCTCCAGAAATGTATCCCATGCAACGTGCACGTAGCGGAACA TTTGACATGCTGGAGATGGACCGTCTGGAGGGGAAGCTGGTGAATCTGCCTCTGCTGCAGGACGCTTCATCGTACATCCCCGACACCGTCGACCTCACCGAGGACGCTCACGCCCGCGAATACTGGCTCTACTGCTTCGAAGAGGCCCTGGACGGG GTGGTCCAGAGAGCTGTAGCGAGCCAGCCTGACATGCCGGAGGCAGCCGAGCGAGCCGAGAAGTTCCGCCAGAAATACAGACACAAGCTTCAGACCCTCCGCCACCAGCCTTT TGCTTATGGATCCCTCACTGTCAGGAGTCTGTTAGACACGAGGGAACACTGTTTAAACGAGTTCAACTTTCCTGATCCCTACTCTAAG attaaaCAGAGGGAGAATGACATGGCTCTCAAGTACTACCAGAAGGCAGTAAAGTGCCTGGACGAGTTGAGCTGGGAGGAGAGACAGTATGCCCTGGTCAGGGGCGTCCTGGCTGGGAATGTCTTTGACTGGGGAGCCAAGGCCGTGTCAGA CGTCCTTGAATCGGATCCTGAGTTTGGGTTTGAGCAGGCTAAACGACAATTGGAAG AGCGGCCATGGCTTGTCGATTCCTATGACCAGTGGTTTGAGAGACTAAAG GGTCCTCCTCATAAGTGTGCCATGTTTTTCGTAGATAATAGCGGAGTAGACATTATTCTAGGGGTGATGCCTTTTGTCAGAGAGCTTCTCTCCAGAGGAACAGAG GTTGTTTTGGCCAGCAACTCCGGTCCGGCTTTAAATGACGTGACGAACGGTGAACTGCAGATATTGACCGAAAGCATCGCTGCTATGGATCCAGTGGTTCA GGCCGGTCTGAGGGAGGACAGGTTGACGTTGGTCCAGAGTGGTTCCAGTTCACCCTGCCTGGATCTGAG TCGTCTAGACAAAGTGTTGGCGATGGTGGTGCGGGAGCGCAAAACCGACCTGGTCATCATCGAGGGAATGGGCCGAGCCATTCACACCAACTACTACGCCATGCTGAGCTGCGAGAGCCTCAAGATGGCCGTCATCAAGAACTCGTGGCTGGCCGACCGCCTGGGAGGAAAGCTGTTCAGCGTGGTCTTCAAGTACGAGGTACCGGCCACCAGCCAACACTCTGCAGCTCTGACGCCCTCGTGA